The DNA region ATCTGTTCTTTCTCATTCTGGTCTGGAAGAAGCAAGCAGAAGAGTATTTGCAAAACAGTGGCCTGACTTACACGATCGTTCGTCCGGGTGGCTTGAAAAACGAAGATGCAGCGATCCCCGTGGTCATGTCCAAGGCTGACACCCTGTTCGAGGGGAGTATCCCGCGATCGCTGGTCGCCAAAACCTGTGTGGAAGCCCTCTTTCTGCCCAGTGCCCGCAACAAAGTTGTCGAAATTGTCGCCAATGCCGATCAACCGGAAAAAAGTTTCGACGAATTGTTTGCCAGCGTTACCTGAAACCTTTGTAGGTTTGACGGGTTGTCGTTTGACAAGGGAAATCGCTTATCTCTAAGATTTGAGGCTGTTCTCAACCCCAATTCCTGATCTCCGATCCACATGAACAAAACTCTGATTTCAACCTGCTTACTGGCGCTGGTCGGCACGCCCGCAATCGCCCATAAAGTTGAAGTCGTTGGGGATGTGGCGGGCACCTGGCATATTGAACCCAATCACAATCCCAGAGTGGGTGTACCTGCTCGTACCTGGGTGGCGTTGACTCGTCAGGGTGGGGCGTTGGTGCCGCTGAGTCAGGCGAATTGTCAGATGGCGGTGTATGCAAAACCCCGGAGATCGGGAGATCAGCCTATTTTGCGCCCGACTTTGAGGGCGATCGCGGCAGAACGCTATCAGGGCATTCCCGGAGCTGACATCACCTTTCCCAAGGTGGGACTCTACCAACTGCAACTTAGCTGCACCCCCAAGACAAAAGGCAGCTTTCAACCCTTCCAGATGCAGTACGACGTTACTGTTGCTCAATAGTTGTTCAAAGAATAGCCTCTACATGGAATTTGATTAGGTTAATTCTCAGCCTATCTGCTCTGCCCTTTTCTGATCCGAATTCCTGTTAATAAGGTTTTTGGCCAATATAGTTTCCGGGTGGGTTGTAGTTGCACACCCAGATTTCTTTGCCATTACTGCGAGCCATGCCACAGCCAACCTGTTTAGTATTCCGCCAGACAATTTGTGTGTAGTGGCCACACACCTTGCCTGGTTTGCAACTGTTGGTGGCATAGGTGTAGTCCTTCACTTCATTGCCCCACATATTCACAACCTGTTGTGGGCTAAGGAGTTGACCGCTGGCCCAAGCCAGATTTTCGCCGTAGCGGGAGTTTTGCCGATGCTCAAATTTGTTTTCTCTGATCAGTCTATTGGCCCATTCCTGGGCATAGGAAGCCAATTGCGGCGACCAGGTAAGGGCGGGCACATTATATCGTTTGCGCCATTGATTATGGGCATCCAGCATTTGTTGGATTCCGGTTTGAGTGGATAGTCCAGAGGCCGATTTGGCTATTCCTTGTTGTTGGGCTGTTTGCCAGGAGGTGGGATGAGCAGATGAGGGTGAGGTAACAGGAGAATAGGAGGCTGGGAGGGGCAGAAGGATGGCGGCGATCGCGGTTGCTAAAGAAAAGAAGTTTTGCGGTGCAATCATACGGTCGATCAAGAACAAACATAACTATCCTGAGTGTGCCCCTACCAAAAAGTTCCCTGAAAAGCCACTCAGTTAGTCTGTTTCATCCAAAGATGCTGCCGAAGAAGTCAACCGCTTCCTTTAAGGCCGCGATGAAAACATCGATTTCTTCATAGGTGTTGTAGAAGTAGAGACTGGCCCGCGCCGTAGATTGGGCACCTAGAAAACGATGTAAGGGTTGGGTGCAGTGGTGGCCTGCCCGAATGGCAACGCCAGCCTGATCCAGAATGGTGGATAAATCGTGAGGATGTACGTCTCCTGCCGTAAAGGAAGCCAATGCGGCTCGACCACTGCCATCCTGCTTCGGTTTGGGGCCGTAGACGCGAATGGTGGGCACCTGCTCTAGTTCATGGAACAGGTAAGCGGTGAGTTCTTCCTCATAGGCATGAATTTTGTCCATGCCAATTTCAGTCAGATAATCGACAGCCGCACCCAGGGCGATCGCTTCCGCAATGGCAGGGGTTCCGGCCTCAAATTTGTGGGGCAAATCGGCGTAGGTAGCGTGATCTAGAAAGACATCGGCAATCATTTCTCCCCCACCCAAGAAGGGAGGCATGGAACGGAGTAGATCTAATTTGCCATAGAGAAAGCCAATCCCGGTGGGGCCGCACATTTTATGCCCAGAGGCGACTAACCAATCGCAATCGATCGCCTGTACATCCAACGGCATATGGGGAGCACTCTGGCAGGCATCAATTAACACTCTGGCTCCATACCGATGAGCTTCTGTGCAAATTTCTTCGACGGGATTGATGCAGCCCAGGGTATTGGACACATGCACCACAGAAACCAGCTTTGTCTGATCGGATAACAAGGACTTGAACTGCTCGAAGTTGAATTCTTCGGTTTCCGTTAGCTCGACAAACTTTAATACCGCTCCAGTCCGTTGAGCCACAAACTGCCAGGGAATCAGATTACTGTGGTGCTCAAACACTGTCAGGATAATCTCATCGCCCGGTTGCAGGGTAGACATGGCCCAGCTATAGGCCACCAGATTAATTGCTTCCGTGGCATTGCGAGTAAACACAATTTCCTGACGGCACTCGGCATTTACAAAAGCCGCTACCTTGTCTCGTGCTCCTTCGTAAGCATCTGTTGCCCGGACACTGAGGGTATGCACTCCCCGGTGGACGTTGGAGTTGTCTAGCCGATAGTAATCCTGAATCGCATCCAGAACAGCAGTGGGTTTTTGGGACGTGGCGGCATTATCCAGATACACCAAGGGCTTACCATGAATCTCTTGATGCAGGATCGGGAAATCGGCGCGAACCTTGATAGCGAGTGGCTTTTCAGTAGCGATGGTCATGGTAGGTAGGAGGGGTAAAGGGGGTGAGGAGTGAGGAATTAAAAATTAGGAATTAAAAATTAAGAATGAAGGCCAAGAGATTCAATTAATTCCTAATTCCTAATTGTCTTGTTGGGTACGAACGATCGCAGTCAGTTGATTTTGTAAGGAGGGAACGGGGATTTGGCTGATTACCTCGTAGGCGAAGGCATACACGAGCAACTTACGAGCGCTGTCTGCATCAATGCCACGACTTTGTAAATAGAAAACTTCGTCCGTATCCAACTGGCTAACGGTAGCGCCGTGAGTACATTTCACATTGTCGGCAGTAATTTCCAATTGGGGTTTGGTATCGACCCGCGCTTTGGACGACAACAACAGGTTTTTGCTGAGTTGGCGGGCATCCGTGAGTTGGGCCGCTTTTGGTACGAATACCTTACCGTTAAAGACAGCATGGGCACGGTGATCTACGATGCATTTGTGAACTTGTTGGCTGGTGCCATGTGGTTTGGTGTAGGCGATCGCGCTGTGAGTGTCGGCGACCTGCTCTCCACCAATCATCGTCAGTCCGCTCAGGGTCGTTTCGGTTTGCTCACCCGTTTGATAAATCTCCAGGTTATGGCGGGAGAGGGCTGCCCCTAGACTGATGGCAGTACAGGTGTAACGGGAATCCCGGTCTTGAGACACTGCCGTTTTGCCAATGTGAAAAGCGGCTGTGTGATCCCGCTGAATTCTAGTGTGATTGATCTGAGCATTGCCTTCCAGCCAGATTTCCGTCACCGGATTGGTGAAATACACCCCTTGACCCAGAGCAACATAGTCCTCAATGACAGTCAGGGTGCTATTCGACTCCGCAATCACCAGACAACGGGGTTGGAAGAGTTGAGCTGCATCTTCAGCGGTAGAAATAAACAGCAGATGCACGGGAGTTGCGATCGCCTGATTTCTGGGTGCCAGAATCACTGCCGCATCTGTAAAGCTAGCTGTGTTGAGGGCGGTAAAGACTTCTTCAAACCCAGGTTGGGTTGCTAAATAGTCCGTCAGCCGATCGCGCAAAGCAGGATCTTGACAGGCCGCTTCCAGATTCGTAACGACCAGATCGCTGGGCAGATGGGCGATCGCCGACAATTCAGGTGCATAGTTCCCGTTCACAAATACCAATCGGCTATTGGTCGCTTCTGGCAGAATGAACGGTGCGATATCGGCAAGATGAACCGCAGGTGAAGGGTGAGCAGTTGCAAAATTCACCTGCAAGAGAGCAGACAAATCTGTAAATCGCCACTCTTCCTCACGAGTGGAGGGGATGGCCAGTTCCTCAACTCTGGAAGTTGCTCGATCGCGAATCGGTTGCAACCACTCCAGATTCTCCGTCAGGGCTGGACGCAGGTTCAGCAAAGCAGTGAGATAGGCGGCGCGATCGGGCTTCGCCGAGATACCTAAATCGCCCACTTCGGGAACAGTAGAAACTTGAATGGTCATCGTGCTACCACCTCAACTTCTTCCCGCACCCAGTCATACCCACGGGCTTCCAGTTCCAAGGCCAGTTCTTTGCCCCCTGTGGTCACAATCCGGCCATCCTGCATCACATGCACATAATCCGGCACGATGTAATCCAGCAACCGTTGATAGTGAGTAATCAACACCACGGCATTATCCGGAGTGGCCAGTTGGTTGACCCCATTGGCGACAATCTTAAGGGCATCAATATCGAGGCCGGAATCCGTTTCATCCAGAATGGCGAGTTTGGGTTCCAGGATCGCCATTTGTAGAATTTCATTGCGCTTCTTCTCACCACCGGAGAAGCCTTCATTAACGCTGCGGCTGAGGAACGCCGGATCCATCTTGACGACATCCAGTTTGCTTTTCACCAGTTCGTCAAAGTCAAAAGCATCCAGTTCTTCCAGTCCTTCATGCTTGCGCTTGGAATTATAAGCAACTCGCAGAAAATCTAGATTGCTGACACCGGGAATTTCGATCGGATATTGAAAAGCCAGAAAAATACCCGACTTCGCCCGTTCTTCCGCTTCCAACTCCAGCAGATTCTGCCCCTGGAAAATGACTTCTCCACCTGTCACGGTGTAATCTGGATGGCCCGCCAGAATTTTGGAAAACGTACTTTTCCCAGAGCCATTCCGCCCCATAATGGCGTGAATTTCACCTGCTTTCACTTCCAGGTTCAAACCCTTCAGAATCTGAGTGCCATCCACATCGGCGGTTAAATCCCTTACCGATAAAATCACTTCACTGTGTTCTCTAATCACCGTTCTTTCTACCTAACTCATTAACAAAAAACGAAGGTCTTCAACTGAAAAATACTACTTACGAAATCTGACCAAGATGCTTCAAGATCTTAAGTACCTCATATAACTCATTAGTCGGTCTACGAATATCAAACTGACTAGAAGTTGCATATTGTGGTGAAGAATCTTGATGTCTAACCACTTTGATAAACAAAAAACTTGCACCATTTGTAATCATGCCATAGGCTGGCTTCTCAATATCAGCCTTTGCCAATAGATAAGAAATCAATTGCGCCAAACCTACCTCAACTGAAAAATCCGCTTGCTTCGATTCAATGACCAGTGCCCATAATCCCCTCTTTAACAAAAGAATATCAAGTTGACCACGAATAATAGTTCCTTCATCCTGAGAAGTAATTTCAATAGATTGCTCAGTTTTAATATGAAAAGGAGGCAGGAAAAAGTCAGCAATGAATAGCAAGGGCGACAGAATCGTAAGCTGTATTGCTTTTTCCGAAAGAGGAGGATAATCTAACAAATTAAAAAAGGACGCTTTAATTTTATCCAGGAATTGTTTGTCCAGATCAGTTAGTTCTGGCAAGTCAGTTCGCCACTCATTAAAAAAGTTCTCGTCCTGAACCTTCTGAAGGCCAAATTGGTCAATCAAGTCCCGGATAGTGACATTTCTAGATTGGAGAGTTTGAGCCATTGCCTAAGCACCTGAACCTTTTAGCAATTCTGTAGTTGTCATCGGATCTTTCTTCAATGCTGATAAAGGCACATAACGCTGACTTCGAGTAAAAGCATAAGGTCTTCCTACCTCATTCTTAAGATCGTTCTTAATGTCTTGTGCCAGTTTAATAGTGTCTGATGAATTCAGTGGAGATAAGGAAAATACCTTGAACTTTGCCCCATATCTAGGGCTATTACGGCTTTTCAGTTGCTCAACTAGATGATGCAATTTTTGTTTAATTTCTGGAGCTATATCCGCTTCTTGAACTGCCTCCTGAGTCAAGTCAATTTCTTCCACAGGCTTGCCTATAACCTTTGCAATATGCTTATCAATTACACCAGAGTGATAAAACCCAATGTACTCAACTGGCTGAAACGATCGATTTGGTTGACAAACATAGACTGAAAAACTTTGGTAGTCTTTAATTGCAGATCGTGCTGGTACTATCAGAACTGCATCGGATTGACCACTATTAACTAAGCCCTCAGCCAGTAACATTTGAGCCAATTCCCGCAGCAAAAACCGTTCTTGCTCGCTGGGAGGAGAGAAATTTGAGGTTAGCCACGATTCATCAGTTGCGGTAATGTCAGCGATCGCAGCATATAAATCATTAAAACTTGCCCAAATAACTGAATCAGATTTTAGTTGCTGAATAACATCAGGCTCTTCAAGATCCGGTGTGAGAACAAGCAACTTTCTATTTTTAATATGGGTTAGATTAACTAAATAGTCTAGATGCTTGTTCAATTGGTCTTGTCTCAATGCATTTTGAACAACCTTAGTTTCGATTAGATAGACAAAAGATGCTTGTATGGCACCATCAAGAACTGAACCCTTATCAGATTTAACCTGATTTTTAATTTCTAAAAGTGGTAAGTTTATGTCTTCGGACAAAATCTGCAAAATCCGCTCGACTAATGCAAAAGAGATGCGCTCAAATACTGCAAGAATACTTGCAGTAACACGATTTTCTCCCTGGCTATAGCGTGAAAACAACGGATTAGGCATACTACCAAACTGTCAAGAATAACCTCTACATCAGCAACACTTTCGCGACCTCTGGGCTTTCAGGATTGACAATCAGCCGTCTCTGTTTAGGATCGACCAGGACATCCATCCCTTCCATCGGAATCGCTCCCAACAAAACCTGAGTACTATCAGGAACTACCAGGGCTTCCACTAAAGTTCGACGGTTTTCAAACCGAACTTCTACAGGGCCAACGACTTCCAGTTTCCTGCTAGAGCCATCGGCCAGTTCTGCCTCGATTTCATCAATCCGCCGTAGGTCAAGCTGGGTTTTCACAAACTCTGGAATCGCCAGCATAGTGGCTCCGCTATCCACCAGCGATCGGGTGTACAATCGTTTGATCTGATCTTCTGGGAGGTAGCCTCGTCGAGACAAGACCAAGTCATCACCCGACACTAACTCGATATCTGCGTAAACCAATCCCATGCTGGCGGTATCCATTTAGCCCACGCTGCCCTCCAATTTCAAGCTCAACAAGCGATCGGCCTCCACCGCAAATTCCATCGGCAGTTGGTTAAATACATCTCGGCAGAAGCCACTGATCATCATCGAAACGGCATCTTCAGCGGAAATACCCCGTTGCTGGAAGTAAAACAACTGATCCTCACCAATCTTGGAGGTGGAGGCTTCGTGCTCTACTTTGCCGCTGTTGTTCTGCACCTGGATGTAAGGGAAGGTGTTGGCCTGGGCATTGTCCCCAATCAGCATCGAGTCGCATTGGGAGTAGTTACGGGCACCCGCGGCTTTAGGGCCAATCTTCACTAATCCCCGGTAGCTGTTCTTCGATCGTCCAGCGGAAATCCCCTTGGAGACGATCGTGCTGCGGGTATTCTTACCGATATGCACCATCTTGGTGCCGGTATCGGCCTGCTGGTAATGGTTGGTCAGGGCCACAGAGTAAAACTCTCCAACCGAGTTATCACCCACCAGCACACAACTGGGATACTTCCAGGTGATCGCAGAACCCGTTTCCACCTGCGTCCAGGAGATTTTGGAATTCACCCCCTGACACAAACCGCGCTTGGTGACGAAGTTGTAAATGCCGCCCTTGCCATTGGCATCTCCGGCGTACCAGTTTTGAACAGTGGAGTACTTGATTTCTGCATGATCCAGGGCCACCAGTTCGACGACAGCCGCATGCAGTTGGTTGGTATCGTACATGGGAGCAGTACAACCTTCCAGATAACTGACATAGCTGCTTTCGTCGGCAATGATCAACGTCCGCTCGAACTGGCCAGAGTCGCCATTATTAATCCGGAAGTAGGTGGACAACTCCATTGGACAGCGAACGCCTTTGGGAATGTAGACAAAGGAGCCATCGCTGAATACAGCCGAGTTAAGAGCCGCGAAGTAGTTATCAGCTACGGGAACGACGCTACCCAGGTATTTCTTCACCAGGTCTGGATATTCCTGCACGGCTTCTGAAATGGAGCAGAAAATCACACCTTTCTCAGCCAGCTTTTCCTTAAACGTAGTGGCGACTGAAACACTGTCGAAAATGGCATCCACCGCCACGTTGGTCAGACGTTTCTGTTCAGATAGAGGGATGCCCAGCTTTTCAAAGGTTTCCAGGAGTTCGGGATCCACTTCTTCCAGGCTCTGTTTCTTCTCCTTCACTTTGGGAGCAGAATAGTAAATGATGTCCTGATAGTCGATCGCTGGATAGGTCACATGGGGCCAGGTTGGCTCCGTCATTTTGAGCCATTGACGATAAGCTTTCAGCCGAAACTCCAGCATGAACTCTGGCTCATTTTTCTTTGCAGAGATCAGCCGGATAATGTCTTCATTCAGCCCACGGGGAATGGTGTCAGATTCAATATTGGTAACAAAACCGTACTTGTAGGGCTGGTTAACCAGGTTCTGAACGGTAGCGCTCATGGATGTGTTCTCTCTGAGGAAGTGATAACGGTTATCGCTGGGTTTATCAACGGAAGTATGAATGCTTGAGAAGTTTTGAGGCGTTTTAAGGGAATTGTGAGTAAACCGCGATCGCAAAGTCGAGCTGTTAAACGTTTAAGATCAGTGTTTTGAGTGCTTCACGCGGAGGGGACTTAGCACTCAAAACTCAGACCCCTAATCTAAGCCTTGTCCAGTCCCAGAACTGTAGTCTCTCTTAGGGAAACCCCCAGTTATCTAGCTGGATCTGGTTTAGTACTGATTTGTTACCGAACGGATTTGATCCAGACTAATGGTTTGCTGATCGCCTGCAAAATCATTATCAGGGGTCAGAAAGAGCATACAGTGGCACTCTTTGCGCTCCCGCATCGGTACACAGGGGCAGTTCCAGTAGGCTGCCGCGGCTTCTGCTTCCTTATCTTCATAGTGGCGGCAGGGACAAAGCGGCGCACCCAGCTC from Leptodesmis sichuanensis A121 includes:
- a CDS encoding ferredoxin-thioredoxin reductase catalytic domain-containing protein, whose protein sequence is MQASEKSLEAMKNFSETYAKRTGTYFCADLGVTAVVIEGLAKHKDELGAPLCPCRHYEDKEAEAAAAYWNCPCVPMRERKECHCMLFLTPDNDFAGDQQTISLDQIRSVTNQY
- a CDS encoding aspartyl protease family protein — encoded protein: MDTASMGLVYADIELVSGDDLVLSRRGYLPEDQIKRLYTRSLVDSGATMLAIPEFVKTQLDLRRIDEIEAELADGSSRKLEVVGPVEVRFENRRTLVEALVVPDSTQVLLGAIPMEGMDVLVDPKQRRLIVNPESPEVAKVLLM
- a CDS encoding SufS family cysteine desulfurase; translation: MTIATEKPLAIKVRADFPILHQEIHGKPLVYLDNAATSQKPTAVLDAIQDYYRLDNSNVHRGVHTLSVRATDAYEGARDKVAAFVNAECRQEIVFTRNATEAINLVAYSWAMSTLQPGDEIILTVFEHHSNLIPWQFVAQRTGAVLKFVELTETEEFNFEQFKSLLSDQTKLVSVVHVSNTLGCINPVEEICTEAHRYGARVLIDACQSAPHMPLDVQAIDCDWLVASGHKMCGPTGIGFLYGKLDLLRSMPPFLGGGEMIADVFLDHATYADLPHKFEAGTPAIAEAIALGAAVDYLTEIGMDKIHAYEEELTAYLFHELEQVPTIRVYGPKPKQDGSGRAALASFTAGDVHPHDLSTILDQAGVAIRAGHHCTQPLHRFLGAQSTARASLYFYNTYEEIDVFIAALKEAVDFFGSIFG
- a CDS encoding restriction endonuclease subunit R, which produces MAQTLQSRNVTIRDLIDQFGLQKVQDENFFNEWRTDLPELTDLDKQFLDKIKASFFNLLDYPPLSEKAIQLTILSPLLFIADFFLPPFHIKTEQSIEITSQDEGTIIRGQLDILLLKRGLWALVIESKQADFSVEVGLAQLISYLLAKADIEKPAYGMITNGASFLFIKVVRHQDSSPQYATSSQFDIRRPTNELYEVLKILKHLGQIS
- a CDS encoding pathogenesis-related family 1 protein, which translates into the protein MIAPQNFFSLATAIAAILLPLPASYSPVTSPSSAHPTSWQTAQQQGIAKSASGLSTQTGIQQMLDAHNQWRKRYNVPALTWSPQLASYAQEWANRLIRENKFEHRQNSRYGENLAWASGQLLSPQQVVNMWGNEVKDYTYATNSCKPGKVCGHYTQIVWRNTKQVGCGMARSNGKEIWVCNYNPPGNYIGQKPY
- the sufC gene encoding Fe-S cluster assembly ATPase SufC, encoding MIREHSEVILSVRDLTADVDGTQILKGLNLEVKAGEIHAIMGRNGSGKSTFSKILAGHPDYTVTGGEVIFQGQNLLELEAEERAKSGIFLAFQYPIEIPGVSNLDFLRVAYNSKRKHEGLEELDAFDFDELVKSKLDVVKMDPAFLSRSVNEGFSGGEKKRNEILQMAILEPKLAILDETDSGLDIDALKIVANGVNQLATPDNAVVLITHYQRLLDYIVPDYVHVMQDGRIVTTGGKELALELEARGYDWVREEVEVVAR
- the sufB gene encoding Fe-S cluster assembly protein SufB; this translates as MSATVQNLVNQPYKYGFVTNIESDTIPRGLNEDIIRLISAKKNEPEFMLEFRLKAYRQWLKMTEPTWPHVTYPAIDYQDIIYYSAPKVKEKKQSLEEVDPELLETFEKLGIPLSEQKRLTNVAVDAIFDSVSVATTFKEKLAEKGVIFCSISEAVQEYPDLVKKYLGSVVPVADNYFAALNSAVFSDGSFVYIPKGVRCPMELSTYFRINNGDSGQFERTLIIADESSYVSYLEGCTAPMYDTNQLHAAVVELVALDHAEIKYSTVQNWYAGDANGKGGIYNFVTKRGLCQGVNSKISWTQVETGSAITWKYPSCVLVGDNSVGEFYSVALTNHYQQADTGTKMVHIGKNTRSTIVSKGISAGRSKNSYRGLVKIGPKAAGARNYSQCDSMLIGDNAQANTFPYIQVQNNSGKVEHEASTSKIGEDQLFYFQQRGISAEDAVSMMISGFCRDVFNQLPMEFAVEADRLLSLKLEGSVG
- the sufD gene encoding Fe-S cluster assembly protein SufD translates to MTIQVSTVPEVGDLGISAKPDRAAYLTALLNLRPALTENLEWLQPIRDRATSRVEELAIPSTREEEWRFTDLSALLQVNFATAHPSPAVHLADIAPFILPEATNSRLVFVNGNYAPELSAIAHLPSDLVVTNLEAACQDPALRDRLTDYLATQPGFEEVFTALNTASFTDAAVILAPRNQAIATPVHLLFISTAEDAAQLFQPRCLVIAESNSTLTVIEDYVALGQGVYFTNPVTEIWLEGNAQINHTRIQRDHTAAFHIGKTAVSQDRDSRYTCTAISLGAALSRHNLEIYQTGEQTETTLSGLTMIGGEQVADTHSAIAYTKPHGTSQQVHKCIVDHRAHAVFNGKVFVPKAAQLTDARQLSKNLLLSSKARVDTKPQLEITADNVKCTHGATVSQLDTDEVFYLQSRGIDADSARKLLVYAFAYEVISQIPVPSLQNQLTAIVRTQQDN